The genomic DNA gctccgTGCGGACATAGTgctagcatcggtttgtggtagtaaatagacagctacgaaaaatatagatgaaaactctcttggtagtgTGGTttatgtcatcgttcagccacaaaaTATTTAAgatgttacatttttatttattttacttctccccctttttctccccaattttcattcTCCCCAAAWTTCATtgtatctaattggtagttacagtcttgtctaaTCACTGCAACTCCTgcacagactcgggagaggcgaaggtcgagagccatgtgtcttctgaaacatgacccaaccaagctgcactgcttcttgacacaatgcctacttaacccggaagccagccacaccaatgtgtcagaggaaacaccgtacacctggtgacYGTRTCATGCGCCCKGCCRccacaggagtcgctagagcacgatgagacaaggacattcctgcctgccaaaccctctcctaatccggacgacgctaggccaattattcgcagccccatgggtctcctgatcccggccagctgcgacagagcctggactcgaaccaggatctctagtggcacaattgcaatgcagtgccttagaccactgcgccaggaGGGAGGCCTCAGATAATATACTTTCTAATGtgccgttggtaggatattcgtgatcgtagcttgtctattttgttatccaatgttTGTACGTtagctaataggactgatggtagaggcacaCTACCCACTCGCCATCAGATCCTTATAAGGCACCCATTACCTATGTCCCCaatatctccatctctttctaaTGCGAACGACGGGGATGAGGGCATTCccaggtgtctgaagtaaatcctcaGCGTAccactcattaaagaaaaaatcttctagtacaaggtgagtaatcgctgtcctgatatccagaagctcttttcggtcataagagacggtgacAGAAACATTATAtataaaataagttacaaataacgcaaaaaaacacaCGCAATATCACAATTGGTtaagagcccgtaaaacggcagccatctccttctgCGCCATTCAACtttaacatatcagctaaccacatcatatgatatagcaATCTGATGCCTAATTGTGCAGTCAATGACGTGGAGCACAaacattggttgatgcaatgcatCGCCTGCAATATAGTTGGGGGAAACGCCACCAAAAgcttgatcattagaaaacatttCCCCCCACTATACCCCATACTTGATTCAGAACTGATACTTAAGAATGTAGGATGTTTTTAATgagatcaacaacaaaaaagacaaaaTTGCAAAAATGATCAGACATTAGTATATGATACATCAAAAAGACACCACACAACAAACTACCAATAGCAGGTGTTTCTCATAAGCAATGAAGATAGCCTGCCTTTCTACTCcatatggtgtatgtgtgtgtgttgtgtgtgtcgtgtgtgtgtgtgtgtgtgtgtgtgtgttgtgtgtgtgtggtgtgtgtgtgtgtgtgtgtgtgtgtgtgtgtgtgtgttgtgtgtgtgtgtgtgtgtgtgtgtgtgtgtgtgtgtgtgtgtgtgtgtgtgagagagagagatttataaaGAAGGAAATTcaataagacagacagacagaaacttttttttcttctctattgGCCTCTACAGCAAACCTCTCTATCAAGCGTACTCTGTCTGCATCACCTACACTACACTCTGCTGTATATAGCCACAGCTCTCAGACCAGCTAGCTCTCAGACAACTGGGCCCATATTCTTAAAGCATCTCATAGTAAGAATGCTGATGTAGCTTCAGTTTTAACTTTTGATCATAATGAAAAAGATCACATGGacaagggggacctgatcctagatcagcactcccactTTGAGAAGCTTTATAAATATGACCCCTGACCTCAGTTCAGTTTTCTCTCGTGGCCAATGCCTATAGATTGCAGTCATCAATGGCAAGGACACAAAGTGATGCAGAATAATTCCAAATGCATGATGGGTTGTTTCTTTCCACTGACCTTCTCTCATGCTTTACTTTGGTTCAACTGGGTATTTACAAAGGATCCGTGAAGGAGTAGTAAAGACATTTGTATGGAGAATAGAGAAGGAACTAACAAGTATTCtacaggagagaaggaagagaaactGAAATGAGTTCAAATTTGTTGCCAGGAATCTTTACCAAAGCTCATCTAGCTATTCACCTGTTTTATGCAATCTATACCACTccggatcaaatcaaatcaaatgtatttgtcacatacacatggttagcagatgttaatgcaagtgtagcgaaatgcttgtgcttctagttccgacaatgcagtaataaccaacgagtaatctaacctaacaattccacaactactaccttatacacacaagtgtaaagggataaagaatatgacataaagatatatgaatgagtgatggtacagaaccggcataggcaagatgcagtagatggtatagagtacagtatatacatatgagatgagtaatgtagggtatataaacataaagtggcatagtttaaagtggctagtgatacatgtattacataaagatggcaagatgcagtagatgatatagagtacagtatatacatatacatatgagatgagtaatgtagggtatgtaaacattatattaagtggcattttgaattggctagtgatacatttttacatacatttccatcaattcccattattaaagtggctggagttgagtcagtatgttggcagcagccactaaatgttagtggtggctgtttaacagtctgatggccttgagatagaagctgtttttcagtctctcggtccctgctttgatggcagcctgactgacctcgccttctggatgatagcggggtgaacaggcagtggctcgggtggttgttgtccttgatgatctttatggccttcctgtgacatcgggtggtgtaggtgtcctggagggcaggtagtttgcccccggtgatgcgttgtgcagaccccaCTACCCTCTAGGATCGTTAGTTATGTAACTGtttaaatgagaaagaaaaacttWTGTTTGGTTTTTAAATGGTGTGTTTCAAATGTATCTTTGCTTTTATTGCAGTGTATAGGCTATACTATTTGCTTTGTCTTTGAAGGACTGTTGCAAAATAAGCCTGTGGGATAAAAGagaaacatacaaaaaacaaggTCCACAGCCAAACAAACCACACAATACATGATCGGTGGCCTTGGATACAATCCTGAACCTGTGTCACCCTGAATGATTGATTGTGCCATGATTAAATGTTATATTGTTGTTATATAAATGTTATAATGATTGTATAATGACATGCACCTGATGAACATGTCAGACATACAAATGAAAGGAGTGTGTGTATTTTAATTTCTTTTGACCTTGATGGAAGTATTCACATGGCCATAATTCAGTAATAATTCTAAAATAATGCATGCATGCTATacatacagaacacacatcaACCCCTATGGGTCAGATCAGACTaagtgtattttttgttgttgtattcaaTTCCACTAGTGGGGGAACCCTTACAGAAATGAAATCATTCCCGGGTTTCAGGATCATCGACAGCTATCACTCGAACGCTATGGCTGCGTTTTGTGACTGATGCTAAATATTTCATATTCAATTTTGTCATCCGTTAGGCTACTTGTTGAGCAGACTCTCCTGTCTCTCGAGTCCACACTATTTCCTAGAATCTGTTTTAGCTTTCAGAGTAGCTGGATGGCAACTGATGCTGCACCTTCTGAAAACAGAGCCTCCAGGTGCGTCAGAATGGAACGGTCGCAGCTCTAAAGATGTCGCGCATGATACAAAAAAAGTGTTCCAATAAGAACATGATGGTGGCAACTAACCCAGGACCAAGATGACAGTGGACATCAAAATACAACTTCTCAGGCATTTTGCCGCCTAGCAGACACGGAAGCGAAAATCACTGGGCTGACATAGAACCCAGCCCTCATCCGAGAGCCACGACCGGCGGATTCAAGTCGAACGTAAATGCAGGTTGCCGTAAAACGGGTCTACGCAAAGGACCAGTGCTGAGCGCAggctagaggagaggagggggaagcgAGACATGTTGCTACAGAAAACTAGCATCTTCATCGGAKAGCCATGGAGAACGCGGCCCCATTAAATCACAGCTTAATCTCCTCAAACACATTAATTGAATGTGAATTACAGATAATCGCGGTGGTAAACCAGCAGCACTACCTAAGACCCAACATTTAAGAGGTGAAAAACCCAAATTAGACCCCAAGTCAATGCATGTTGTGGTAGAGAAACCCCCACGGTGGAGTCGGCCGGTGAAGAAGCGCGTTWCCAAAATATGACCWGGGGTGCTTGGACGTGTCTGCAGCAAGAAGACGGCTTCAAACTCTGGCTAGAACCCCGCGAGAACGAAAARCCATTCACCGACTCAGAGAGGGCCCAGAGATGGCGACTGTCCTTGGCTTCACTCTTGTTTGTAACCATTCTGCTCTCTGATCACTTATGGTTCTGCGCCGAGGCGAAATTGACAAGGACCCGTGATAAGTTTGCATTGACGGACATGGGAGTTTACCCWTCTGCAAACCCMATCCCATCATCCARCCTCCATTTAGCACACAGCAGCCTCMGAGAAAACGAATATGCTATTTTTRTAGGGAATTCTACCAAACCTTTGTGGCGACTTGAAACTTGCCACCACGATAGTTTATCTAAAAACTGCTTTACTTTTGATGACGCCGATCATTTGTGCAAGGACCTTTTGGAAAAAGAACGGACCCGGACAGTAAATATAAGTGATTTGTACCTTTCYTTTTGTAATTCYTATTCTCTTTTGGATTTGTTTTAYGGGTCTACGAGTCCGGACAATTTGAACTGCAGTCTTGACGTGMTTATTGATGGCGATGTGGCGAGGTGCAGCCTGTGCGTCCAGGCGTACCAGCGCTACGACCAACACGCCCTGGAGAAATATGAGGAATTTGAGCTTATGACTCAGAAATATGAAACGGATGCATATTCAGTGAGAACATGCATGGATGAATGCAAGGTAGGCTGACGGGGATCATCCCCCAATCTGTTGATTTTGGCTAAATAGATTTGGTCCCATACAGTCGTCAATCGTCATGGTAACTGATGGCAGATTCAAGGAGATCCTMTGCTCTCTTATCAGAAGGTTCAAGCAGGATGAGAAGCATATGGCCTTGTACTCTAAGgtcttgcatgtgtgtgtctttggtTGCTTTTCCCCCAATTGAGGAGTTTTAAATCGGTTGTGGAATGGAGAAAGGGCCAGGCCTTGCGGTGTCATAACTTTCCTTCCACAGGCTTCACAATATCACCAGAAGTAGGCTATTATTTCCAAGCAAATATCCCCCAGCTTTACATGTTAATTCTTTCTGTAAATTAKGATATTTTCTTTTAGTGCTAGGCTAGTATATGGCAAAGACTACAGTAGCTGGTACTATTTTCCTATTCATGCATCACCCCGCACCGCATGCAGGTGGTGGTCTTTTTTCAGTATTGTGGTGCGCATGCGGTGTAGCGGCCACTCGGTGCCAGGTGTTCCGCCATGGCCACTCCACTCCACATTGAGTACATTTCAATAACGTTATTAGGGCACCGGTGGTTTCCATGCCTAATCCGCTGGACTGGCCTTCCCCCCGTCGCATTTGGCACTGTTTGCTCGTTATTCGCCTGCTGTAGCCTAGGGCAGTATTTTTTCAGTCGTAAACTCGACAATGGCGTTGACACATAATTACGACAGCTGCTCTCTTTTTATCACAtaatttatacctcaaatatgacAATGTGGCCTGGAGGAAGCTCCGACCGTGTAGTTTTGTTTTACACTTCACCGACTGGTTGGTCAAGAGCCATTAAAAAAGAGGCCTATGTTCCAGTGTGCCCTTGCCATCTCTATTCGGTAATCGTATGCAACATTCACGAGTAGTCTGCCTGGAAAATATMGTTTTTTCTGCATTCAGGGATTTTGGTGTCAGATTTCCTGTGCTTTTATAGGTTCAGTATAGaatttttgtatattttctatTTAATTCTTTAAAATCTGCCACTATGGACGCGGATgagagctgtccatggttctgaaatcaATCTATAGAAAGCCGACGCTCCAAGCGAATGGCAGCGAATGGTCAGTATTCATAAATCAGTcagtgaaaacaaacaaacaaacacggtGTGGGGTAGAGTTGCTCCTAGACACTGATCTTCGGTCAATTTTGCATTtttcccactaatggttaaggctAGGATTGGGGGTGGGGGGAATGGGGCATCACCTGAAGTGCTCTATGAACACAGGTGTTTGTAAACCCGACACATGAGTCatgataatagtgtgtgtgtgtggtgctgaaaGACAGCTCCCAGCCTCCCACCAATAGGCCAGGAATCACTGTGATGAGGATGCAGTAATAACCACACAATTTTTCGACGATTTTGGCAGGATACTTTTGGCAGGATGCTTTCATCCATGTGGAGCTTATTGTGGTTTGATAATGATgagataacaaaacaaaaacattggcCTACATGCTCATATTTGTTTGATAATTATCAAGGGATATCTCCATCACTACTAAAGATTTGTTTTCTGTCTTATCAGTATTTTCAgttgatttgttatttttttcttttgacTTTCAACCTCTTTTTCTGTCTATCTCATGctgtctcatcctctcctccagtacTCCCTCCATCCCTGGTTTTGACAGGCAGATGATGGATGTTGAAGGCATCACTGTAAACCCCAAAGCATGTTTTACTCAAATACGTCTAGTAAGTTGTGCTCAAAGTCAATGAAAATTCATTATTACTTAAAATGTTAATGTGGCACTGACTCgaaactaaatgagaagtcacaccaacattttttttaaagatacagAATAATAACAAATTAACTTTTYCCCCAGCATGTTGATTttatgtaattgtttttaatatctgtgttttggcatgtacattgagtgattgattgattcaatgttatgctacacaaaatactttttgTAAACTAATCCAATTATTGAATTTTTGCatccattactgaaatggttctTTACCTTCgcagtcattatgaatgcaggttgcRGGTGAATACAAATCTCAACTGTTGGATAGCCTAATGCAGGctagattccaataggaattatcactttgcaagccagcataatgccACTTACAATTAGTGTTTCAATATTCTAGTaaatttcccaggttttccagaaatcctggttagaAGATTACTGGAAAAAATGTTTGGGAAAGTTTGTgcaattttgcaaccctacttgcaggcctgatgtggcctgtaaactatgagtttcaggccactgtataaCGCCTTTCGGTATATGTAATGGTTAAATTATAATGATAATATTCGCCTAGGAACTCAGTTGGGGAAGGCCACAGGAATGAAAATTTATGAATTCAACAACCATCTCTcagtcactaacaaatacagtcatgggtggtaactatACAATTCAAtcgaaaaggcaaggcacactgggaaatcattggaggcgtggcttagtgggGGCGGTCAACTAATAATATACCTTACAAAAAAACCTGCATTTGTATTACTCACATGAAGGTAGTACTGCTCACTTCAGCTATTTAAGTTTCTTAACTTATTTTTAGGTTGTCGCTTTACTAAAAATGTTTGAGTACCCAGAACTTATCCAGTTTTAAAGTATTGGGTGTGTTGTCATTAACTTTGTAATACAgcgggctccaaaattactggcacacctgactggcaatgcacaaacaatacttaaaaaaatataaacaatatcattatagagataaacaaaaaatagcagcatgtgagaaatactgtactttgttaatgtttcaatggaacccaccaaaataattttttgatttaattaaaaatcaatgttctccaaatcaaggtttcacaatgaACATCTGAACAATGAACAAATTGAACAAATTAAACCAGGAATTAAATTCCACTCATTTAAGTTTATATRAGTCTTAAGGAAcaatattgagccattacattacttcctgtttcactagggtTTAAAAATGGGGTAACACGCATGcaatatccctttgtcatccaacaccatgaagaaaacaaaagaactggcagttcaaaagagacagatagtcgtagaccttcataaatctggtaatggctacaataagatccacaaacgattgaatataccactgagcactgtcagggcaattcATAAACAATTCTAATGATATGAACAGTTGGAAACCTCACGTGTAGAAGATGCGAATGCATTTTgcccccaggatagggaggaagacacagacgcaagcgcttggagtttgccaaacgtcatttaaatgatgactggaagaaggtgctctggtcagatgagaccaaaattgaacgttttggtcagatacagcatcggcatgtttggcgtcgaaacagagatgcatacaaggagaggcacctcatacccacggtgaaatatggtggtggttCAGTGaagttttggggctgttttaattccagaggtccaggggcactggttaagattgatggcataatgaattccaccaagtgctgacaatctggttgcctctgcccaAAGGCctgggacttggccgtaggtggactttccaacaagacaatgacccaaaacatacctcaagatccacacagaaatggttctgtgacaacaaagtcaatgttctGGCATGACCATCTCAGTCGCCAGACTTCAATCCAATCATGCCTGCATCCCAAATCCACCCTATTccccaaatcaatcaatcaatcaaaatgtatttataaagcccgttttacatcagccaatgtcacaaagtaatatacagaagcccagcctaaaaccccaaacaacaagcaatgcagatttaGAAGCACATTCAGGgccctcaaaagtagtgcactaaatagggaatcgggtgatttgtgtgttttttctctctttaacctgttttgggctagggggcagcattttcccgtttggatgaaaagcgtgcctagAGTAAACTGCMTgatactcagtcccagttgctaatatatgcatagtataaGTAGATTTGGATAKaaaacactctgaagtttctactgtttgaatgatgtctgtgagtataacagaactcatatggcaggcgaaaatctgagaaaaatccaaccaggaagtgggaaatctgaggtttgtagtttttcaactcttgggaATCGGGTGATTTGTGTGTTGTTTCTCTCTTTAACTACATGCTTTTGCCATCGAGTCACTATGTTAGCCTGGTCCTATATCGGTTTGTGCTGGCTTGCCAACTCCTATCGTCAATGTTTGGTGTGAAAATGAGAATAGGAGTTGACAAGATagcgcaaacagatctgggaccaggctagagtcGCTATGTGTCACAATATAGTGTGCCTGATGTAGTGCGTTCGATTGGACAAATGACTACTGTCACAAGGTCAGGTTCACAGAGAGGTCACACTTCAGTTGGATGGAAACATCTGGACATAGATacttgtggtcctgtgtggctcagttggtagagcatggcacttgtgggtatgtctgtgtgtttaagTGGGGGCTGGTGGCACTTTACATTGGTGAATAGGCTCCTAGTAATGGCTGGcacggaattaatggaatggtatcagccattactatgagccgtccttccctcaCCACAAGTGAGTGAGTGATCCCTCTGCCCCCCCCACTTTCTAAAAATAATCCATTACATTTACCTGTCTAAAATTGTAATCAGTTACCTAACTTTTGTATtatccaaactcagtaacgtaatctgattgcattctgttacttttagattactttccccttaagaggcattagaagaagacaaaaatgtatgttaccaattgaacgacatctattgcaggataaatcaatgttaaagtttacataactGGCCAAATATGgattttacattttactttatgagTTGGTGATGTAGgtttcttctaacccatcgctttctactacatataacaaTACGATTAAACGATATCTCTaatttaaaaaccaaagtctatcagaattccagtcattcSaataaatgttataccccctgatcttcaagaataggacttggaaatatagtatatattagctaaattgttttacctgaccatgaccccaaaactaaggacttattagccagcccaaCTCTATTGTTTATGATTTTGATGTCAtcgaggactgattgggctcattgattcaagttgaaaaataaatgctgcgctcatggaatggcatgctttgagcattACTGAAAAATGCTATTTACATGtcaaaaatgaatgccatatRctgcatttgctataggcctattgtttaacttttgttggtgacactttgatatcttaataatatgcagctgtttaaagggcaaatccacagatgaaacaataacaaaatcgACACCCCACCCCTGTTTTGGtcaaaagctgagggatgggcctgcagaaatgtaaccactctcagattaatagacagagctatggatgcaMGGACCGACCAtatatgatatcaaaatgattgttttaaccatTTTATGAGGCTAtagtgtgtttgtttacatttacaatgtttacaagcATTGGagaagcttatattttgggttctcatggagtgtgacagttgaactaagctcataaggcatttataaattatattcttgaagaatataacttggcTAAGGagaatgtaaacttccaacttcaactgtatatatatatacagttgaagttggaagtttacatacaccttagccatttaaacccagtttttttccaagtaaaaattccgtgtattaggtcagttaggatcaccactttattttaagaatgtgaaatgtcagaataatagtagagagaatgatttatttcagcttttatttctttcgtcacattcccagtgggtcagaagtttgcatacactcaattagtatttggtagaattgcgtcaaacgtttcgggtagctttccacaagcttcccacaataRgttgggtgaattttggcccattcctcctgacagggcttgtgaaactgagtcaggtttgtaggcctccttgctcgcacacactttttcagttttgctcacaaattgtctataggatagaggtcagggctttgtgatggccactccaataccttaactacgttggccttaagccattttgccacaagtttggaagtatgcttggggtcattgtccatttggaagacctatttgcgaccaagctttaacttcctgactgacgtcttcagatgttgcttcaatatatccacataatttccttgcCTCATGATGctctctattttgtgaagtgcaccatacccctcctgcagcaaagcaccccctcaacatgatggtaccacccctgtgcttcacggttgggatggtgttcttcggcttgcaagaatcctctttttcctccaaacataacgatggtcattatggccaaacagttctatttttgtttcatcagaccagagSACATTTCttcaaaatgtacgatctttgtccccatgtgcagttgcaaaccctagtctggctttttttatggcggttttggggtcgtggcttcttccttgctgagcgggctttcaggttatgttgatataggacttgttttactgtggatatagatagttttgtacccgtttcctccagcatcttcacaaagtactttgctgttttctgggattgattggatgcaaaaaattgtagacctccacaagtctggttcatccttgggaggacttttcaaacacctgaaggtaccatgttcatctgatgcattctgtctcctagagatgaatgtactttggtgcaaaaagtgcaaatcaattccagaacaacagcaaaggacctttgaagatgctggaggacactggtacaaaagtatctatWtccacagtaaaatgagtcctatattgacataacctgaaaggccgctcagcaagtaagaagccactgctccaaaaccaccataaaaaagccagactagggtttgcaactgcacatgggactgcacatggggacaaagatcattaTTTTTGGAGAAATRtcctctggtctgataaaacaaaaatataactgtttggccataataaccatcattatgtttggaggaaaaagggggaagcttgcaagccgacgaacaccatcccaaccgtgaagcacgaagggtggcagcatcatgttgagggggtgctttgctgcaggagggactggtgcacttcacaaaatagatagcatcatgaggcaaggaaaattattggatatatttaagcaacatctcaagacatcagtcaggaagttaaagcttggtcgcaaatgggtcttccaaatggacaatgaccccaagcatacttccaaagttgtggcaaaatggcttggacaacaaagtcaaggtattggagtggccatcacaaagccctgacctctatccgatagaacatttgtgggcagaacaaaaaaagtgtgtgcgaggaaagaggcctacaaacctgactcagttacaccagctctgtcaggaggaatgggtcaaaattagcccaacttattgtgggaagcttgtggaaggcgtcccgaaatgtttgacccaagtaattttt from Salvelinus sp. IW2-2015 linkage group LG27, ASM291031v2, whole genome shotgun sequence includes the following:
- the LOC111953194 gene encoding NALCN channel auxiliary factor 1-like, producing the protein MTXGAWTCLQQEDGFKLWLEPRENEKPFTDSERAQRWRLSLASLLFVTILLSDHLWFCAEAKLTRTRDKFALTDMGVYPSANPIPSSXLHLAHSSLRENEYAIFXGNSTKPLWRLETCHHDSLSKNCFTFDDADHLCKDLLEKERTRTVNISDLYLSFCNSYSLLDLFYGSTSPDNLNCSLDVJIDGDVARCSLCVQAYQRYDQHALEKYEEFELMTQKYETDAYSVRTCMDECKVAYKPWLCAQYFPTTQRHCGRTVPCLQYCLEVQQRCPFILPDNDDLIHGGSPSFICTGLLGSHGQPNSQAECCDVRWDSKPDNRSRGTLKRTPTPSCHHQQGASTSVTSAATPTRLCSSSGRLKLCMLVFVLLHTVVTITTASHNSTGVVGVAAIFPLEESSSSEE